In Zingiber officinale cultivar Zhangliang chromosome 8B, Zo_v1.1, whole genome shotgun sequence, a single genomic region encodes these proteins:
- the LOC122017390 gene encoding L-type lectin-domain containing receptor kinase VIII.1-like has protein sequence MATSSASAFALSLLLPLVIASSSVADQNKGKPFFFSFVGSDKNRTLGSEFALYGDAELSDSAVRLTRPAKASTGRVAYRKPVRFFGTNPGFSSSFSFALSPGHGGGLAFFLSPSGVQLEPVNGHWSRVSTSLVAVRFETAKTDKITNLTETLIEIDVESSNLSGNNLVLDLDNGRKFKSWIDYDGKSKRIEVRLSLEKESKPINFSVSYSMDLSYLLWREAALVVLSSWSSHSSQGSSIYSWNFTQKHGAPFLMHSEPLDPNSFLMRSNESARVHPIRSYPWEGLIAMVFAAACGAMLAFFTVFVWSALRSRRPVAPVDCPVPPVGIACEKMESVGVKILENDK, from the coding sequence ATGGCGACCTCCTCCGCGTCCGCCTTCGCCCTTTCGCTCCTCCTCCCTCTCGTCATCGCTTCCTCGTCGGTGGCAGACCAAAACAAAGGCAAacctttctttttctccttcgtcGGATCGGACAAAAATCGAACTTTGGGCTCTGAGTTCGCCCTCTACGGCGACGCGGAGCTGAGCGACTCGGCGGTGAGGCTCACGCGTCCAGCGAAAGCCAGCACAGGACGCGTGGCCTACCGGAAGCCGGTTAGGTTCTTCGGGACCAACCCCgggttctcttcttccttctcgttcgctctTTCCCCCGGCCATGGCGGAGGTCTGGCCTTCTTCCTCTCTCCGAGTGGTGTTCAGCTGGAACCGGTGAACGGCCATTGGTCTAGGGTTTCCACCAGTCTCGTAGCTGTGAGGTTCGAGACGGCAAAAACAGATAAAATCACTAACCTAACGGAAACCCTAATTGAAATTGACGTGGAAAGCAGCAATCTTTCAGGCAACAATTTGGTGCTCGATCTCGACAACGGAAGGAAGTTCAAGTCTTGGATAGATTACGACGGCAAATCGAAGAGAATCGAAGTGAGACTGAGCCTCGAAAAGGAATCAAAGCCGATAAACTTTTCCGTTTCTTACTCGATGGATTTGTCGTACCTGTTGTGGCGGGAGGCGGCGTTGGTGGTTCTCAGCTCCTGGAGCAGCCATTCTTCACAGGGCAGCAGCATCTATTCGTGGAATTTCACACAGAAGCATGGAGCTCCATTTCTGATGCATTCCGAGCCCCTGGATCCCAATTCATTCCTGATGCGATCCAACGAGAGCGCTCGGGTTCATCCGATAAGATCGTATCCTTGGGAAGGATTGATCGCCATGGTGTTCGCTGCCGCTTGTGGCGCAATGCTAGCGTTCTTCACCGTGTTCGTGTGGTCTGCGCTCCGATCACGGAGGCCAGTGGCTCCGGTGGACTGCCCTGTGCCGCCTGTGGGAATTGCATGTGAAAAGATGGAATCCGTTGGAGTGAAGATCCTAGAGAATGATAAGTAG